A window of Rhododendron vialii isolate Sample 1 chromosome 11a, ASM3025357v1 genomic DNA:
TTTTTATGCACATCTAATTTGAACTCACTTTGAATTGATAAAGTGCAGCAACTTGCAAATTCAAAAGCAAAGCTGGAGCAGAAGATAGTTCAATAATATACACTAACCTCTTTCTTTCTCTGAGGAGGTGCTATTAGGGGCCCAAAGCGTGAGTGAGCCAATTGATTTTCAGCTTGTTCCAGCTTTTCAGCTGCGCAATATAGAGTTATTAGATATGAATCAACCACACGGCAAAAGTCAATCTCCTTCATTGGCAAAAACAGTAACTGTGGTAGTTAAAACAATGTCTTAACAGTCACCCTTAGTTCCCACCGTTAACTTAACAGTCACCCTTAGTTCCCACCGTTAACGCAAAGCAAGAGAATTATTGAAATTCTATATTTGAATAACAGCACAAATATACCTAGATCAGAAATTTGTCCCGCAACATAGTCTTTATTCCCTAGTAAAGGAGACGACGAAAGAGTATTCACCCAATACTTGTTCCATAGCAGATCCAAGAGGTGGCAGTCAAGTGATGACTTGAAATATGTGATGTCCAATGAGTAATACTGCAAAACACAGCCAGATTACGTCATCCAGCTTTAATCTTGAATTCCAGAAAGGAGCAAACGGGAGACCAAATTAACCTGTTTGCAATGTACACCAAAGTCTTCGATCTTGTTTAAAGGGATGGTTTGATACTCAGAAACAGGCTCATCTGTAGGCTTGTATCCTTCTGGGTATGTTCTGAACGCTCCAATCTCGACTTTTCCAGCCGAAACAGTCCTTGTTGGATCAATAACTACAGCCAAAAATGGCTCTTGATACTGCTGGTTCAGCATTTGTGTTGAGACATCAATACCAGATAGCCAGCATCCATAACCAGGGTGAGAATGATACCACCCAACCACATTCTCCAACCGCCCAACCTGCATCAAAGCATTCCATGTAAACACAACTAATCCACGATGGCGCAAAAACAAAACACGGGTAGACAAATAAGTATTAAAGAAACACTGAGAAGTAGCTGATATATATTGCAATTCCAGGAGTAAAAGCTGCTTTTTTTTATGAGCAACAAAGAAATTTCATTAGACAACGTGCCGACGGGACCCTTGAATACAGTAACTGGCGTGAAAAGACTAAGAAACACAGAGAAGTAGCTGAGATATATAGCAATTCCAGGAGTAAAACCTGCTTTTTTATGAGCAACAAAGAAATTCCATTAGACAAGGTGCTGACAGGACCCTTGAATACAGTAACTGGCGTGAAAAGACTCAAACTGAGAAAACAGTATATGAGTATGTTCTGATGAGATAGACATACAAATGAAGTATACCatatgcatgagagagagagagagagagagagagagagcgagagcgagacagagagagaagcaaaagataaacaaatttaGGGTTATCAAAGATGCAAAATAATTCATTTGCGAGCTCAACTTTGGCATTTGGTCTTTTTGATGCAATATACTTTTGCTAAGGTTTTCCCCATTTGCCGCCTTTTGATTAGTACACAGTTATTATGACTTTCCATCTCAATAATTTGCAGCGATAATTTGACACTTGAATTGGGTTTACCTAATTTGTTGAGTTAACGCGTCACCGTCAAATGCACACTTTTTATAGAAACATTATTCTTCAGTTTTGACATGCTATCAGTAGCATGAGAATGTCAGGTAAACAAGCATTCCACACCAACTCTTAAGCCAGCTAACAATGAGATTTGAACTTCAAGTTCCATGAGAAGGAATGAAGGATGACATTCAACAAGTTGAATAATAATCATGACAAACTTGGCCTCCTTCCTCATCACTAAGACTTCAAAAGATACATTAGTTCAGACTTCAGAACTAATTCACCAAGGACTATGTTGATTTCATATTCTATgcaaattcaaactaaaagaCATGGATTGTCTTTCTTCTTGCCATTAGGAATCTCATAAAACGATCAACAACAACACGCATGTGCatgcgcgcgcacacacagaAAGATTGAAATCTCAACAGAGTCCAGAAAAAAAGACCAAACTAAATACATGAATAGCACTACAAGTTCCTGTGGGCAACATCACTGAAAAATTTACATTATCATTGAGCAAGATTCCTGAAAGTTCGTTTCCGATAGCAAGAAGAAATAGACGTTTTGCATAAGGGAAAACAACATGTAAAATATCAGGAAGTGTAATGCTGCCTTTGGAAGCAGGGATTAGTGTCTAGGACTTGGAAATGAAAGCTTGGCCTTCAATTCCAATTCCCATAATTTGGTTCAAAAGACTTCTGCAACTCTGCCATGTTAAATCTATTCGAAGAATCATTCTTCACTTTAGAAACATTATACCTGAACAAATTCACCCAAACGTAGTCTCTAATTCATCGCATCCCGAATTAAATCTCCTAGAAAAGCCTTAACATCTAAATCTGGTTTCATATAGCGAATAACATAATGTAAAATCACACTAGTTTTCACTCATTATCAGACAAAATCGAACTGCAAAAATAATGTATACACCCCATAGATTCGAATCTGAGATTTCTCAAAGAGATGGCCAGTGAATAAACCTTCTTCGCAGTAGAAGCACtacatcaaaacaaacccaACCAAGCATTCTTCTAATTCACTAAATTCTGAATCACATACCTAAATTCTGAGCTCTACAATTAGGGTTTCATACAGTACATCAATGATCAAACCATACAAAATGAGGAACTTCTCTAAACTAGGATTCCGATTCCCAAAATTGCTTCATAGACTATTACAACTCTGCTAGACTCATATCAGAAGAATCATTCTTCACTTTAGAAACATTACCTCCCAACAAATCCAGCCCACCATGTCTCCAACTCCTACAATTCTTAATCTAGAGTAGGATTCCGCACGCTGAATCCATAACATACAGAGTTAAGGTAAACGTCCTAAAAATTACACAAAcgtgttttccttttctttcattGCAACTGAACGGGACCTTAGACATTCGAATGTGACATTTCTCAAAGTGATGGCCAGTGAAGAAACCTTCTCCACAGTAGAATCACTGCATCTTGTTGAATCCAACAAAACATTGCTTCCAATAAAACAAACTATTAATATACACCCAATCAAAACACAAGGTCTAAAACTAGGGTTTCATACAGTGCAtcataccgtacaaaaccacgaATCTCTCTAAGCTAGGTTTCCATTGCAACCAACTAGAGAGATTTAAAAAGTTCTCTAACATACCAGTTTGTTAGTGTCTAGTCATCACATCAAGAATTAAATGCCCCAATTTACACACAACTCGAACTAATCCTTACAGCCCCCAGCTGTTTCACACCCTTGCGTGTGGAGGTGAGGTGGCCCCAAAAGTTGCTGGCAATGGGAATCAAAACTGAAACCTTAGGGGTGAGCAAACCCCAAAGTCACAGGCCAAGACCACCAGGCCAACCCTCCGGGGTTCTAAATTACGGTTTTATTTGTACACAAAAAGTCCTACCAATCACTCTAACAAAGACTCCAATAAGGGTTTCACGATACCTGCTGGTTCGTCTCCGAGTAATCAACCATATACTCGTACGCATCGGCCTGAGCATTAACCCTAGTTTCGGTCCCCTCAACAGGCAAAGCAAAGGCGTCCATGACAATAATCGCGTCGCCGTCGGTCTTGCCCTGCATTAGGCCCATGACCTCGATGGTGCCGCCGGATCGGGCGTGGACGACCATCTTGAGGAGGGCCAGGGCGGAGACCTTGACGCGCTTGAAGTAGTGGGGGTCGTTGGACCAGGGCTTCTCCTGATTGAACTTGGCCTGCGCCGCCTCGTCGTAGTGGAATATGGCGTCGGATTCGGACGAGGACGGAGTTTCCATTGTCACGATGTTGTTCTCGAGCTCCCATGTCTTCTGCGCCATTGCTGccgaggaggagaaggagtagGGTTCCATGGCTGGAGAAGGGAGCAGGCGTGAGAGTGAGGGGGATGAGAGAGATGGGTTGAGGGTTTACAGTGGGGGAATTTATGCgaatgggaaaatcaatttagggttaaatgtttgaaattggGATTTATTCACCAATATTGGTTTATTTTAGGACACGTTTtgtacaacttttttttttttttgttcttatttaattttttttttacatttattagttttgagccaaaattttatgtattattggtttgtctcgacgagatgaaacaaaaaaataaaaattattacaTTTGCCcataatttttagaaaaaaaatcaaaagttatttgtttttttagctttttcttggatactttttaaaatatttgtgtaaaagtcataatatttttacttttctaatttctatagtcaagacaaatcaataatatataaaagttttGCATAACACTAACacatgcaaaataaaaaatttagtctACCACACGAATTTAGCGGAAACGGGGTCTTTAATCTAATTTTACTCTCTTCATCTACAAGACTCCAACCATTACTCAAATATTCCTCTTAGCTAGATTTGacgaatttttttatgaaatacTCCAATGGACGAAACTCAAATCTAAGCACAAATGTGAATAAAAGCTTCAACATTGTTGTAAATTTGGGAGGGGAGAAATAACTTTGCGaaatttgaattaaaatttGAGTCTCTcttgatttgagtaaaactcaatttggtatTGGTTTGAGTAAATGCGTGAGTGGGTTTTTGGAAGATTTAACTCAAACTTTGATTTTgagtgtgtgtgtctatatatatataaaatatatatatatatatatatatgtgtgtgtgtgtgtgtgtaaggaGATACTTATATACATAAACTCTAGGGTGGtttgaattgtatattttttcttttttgcaaaattttcgttctatatgaattttttgtttggtttcgtgaattttcttttgtgaaatATAAGTTTGTCTCGAGGAGAGAAATCTATTGAGTGAAAAATTATCAGAAGAATACCACAAAgttcactaaaaacaaaaataatttaaatctACAAAACTTTTTCAACTGTAGTGAGGTTTTCGAAACTTTGATCATAgttttacactttttaaaatttatctgGTTGAGACTAACAATTAATCTACAAAAATCTGACACCGAATTATCAAAAGTTCATAGAAAACAAATCTTTTAGGGCATCCGCATCAACCTCTTtaaattttggatcaaattacaccttaaaaacccattttattactttagctactcacttttaaaatatctaTTGCATCAGATTCTTTACTCTCATTCtctactcaattaaatattcatacttctgtattttctttatttattctcACATTTCTCTCGTAATTAACTATTTGCTATTCATTTGGTTCTATAACTATCTTAGGGCTCGTACACTAGAGTCCTAGagccaatttttaatccatttaaaccggtatgaagatcttatttttctgatcatattattcgaaagggttataattaattttggtctctaggactctcataattaagtgtCTGCTTTTTATTTGAGACTCTGTAGAACAAATACTTGATAGgaagagacaaaaattaattatgaccatttaagataaaatgataaaaaaaaaaatcttcgcactggttcaaatgaattaaaaattgaaacacttaattttttaacaataccATGGAGTTGGTAGGGTAGGTTTGAGAAAGTAATAAGTGCTTGACCAATGACAACGATGTTGCATGTTCGAATCTCACAGAACCACTGAAGTTATGTTAGGTTGTTATCTTCAAAACCTTAGAATTTATTGAGATTCGTGAAAGTTGCCCCGAACATCTGAGTATAAGAAAACACTGTAGAATAACAATTGACTCATACCTTATAAGTGGCCAAGTGGGTgcagattaaaaataatatagatAATTGGATGAACAGTGCCTCGTGGAAAACAAAGAAGCATTGTAGCAATGTTAGAGCAACTGCAAAGTAGAGAGGGAGGTAGTGAGGGTGAGGGAGATGCAGGAGAGTTTTTCCTGTTTCTTAGAGTTGAACGAGAGATAACGAGGTTagtgcggatgctcttagagaaagtaatacaaataataaaattagGCCGAACTAATAAACTAATACAAAACAAGTTTTATTATGCCGAACTAATAAACTAATacaaaagaagtaaaaaaaaaattattagtacGTGAGTCCCTAAAAGGGCCTTGCTAATTGTAAACCAATGGGTGGTCATAATGCTTAAACAGTAATTACAACttcaaatacatttttttttttgtggagtaGTATACACTGTATTACGGTATGATACAActttttttatcggcattttttttttaaattttttatgccAAGCAGAGCTTTAGTACACTGAGGAAAATATCTAACCAAAAAGCCAATCAGATTCACCCTCATAGTATATCCGTTGAAGATCTGTCTGGTTAAGAAACCCCTTCGTTTCGAAGCAGGATTTTCGGTGCCGAAAACCCTTTGCTTCTGTCGAAAATTCTTCGATGCAGGGTCAAAAGAGATCGGACCCTCAGTTTCCACTTCCCTTCGTCAATCTGGTCTATTCTGAGCAGTACCCTGTTTTCAAAGCAATAAAATCTGTGGGCCGAAATTGGTTGGCAAACAAATGATGTGCGACTTGACAGATGAAATTCGTCACACCAAACAGTGCGCTATGGACCAACCTTCCGCACTAATCTAATGCCCCACCCAATCAAACAACTTTTCTCATCTGTTGTGAAATTCGTTTTTATTGAAATGGGAAAACCAAAAGCGTTTTTTCGCATTGTCACCATCAACCATGCAATAAATCATAGTGTACGGTAGGATaaattaatctttaaaaattattttagattTTTCGTATACCTTCCATATTTTAAAAACACAATAAACATTTCTTTGAGAAAAGTGAACCATCAACTGAGGAGCTTATAATTCTGgcaaatttgaacaaaaatcCTTGAAATACATTACCAAAATTTTACACGTTTCTTATTGAAGATTGCAAAATTAGTCAAAATTTGCATAAATTATGCCGAGGACCGGGTCGTTAATCACTGTCCTCGAAAACGACCCAAAGTCTCCATGCTTTGCTTGCCAAAATTGAGGTTGTTATTGAAGGAACTTCAGGGACCACTTTGGCAATTTTCCCCAAAAGACAGGCCCACGTTTGAAAAAAATTCCCTCAAATTAACGCGTAGACTGTAGTGGCGCCTCGTCGTCTTACAGTCATCATCTCTTTTTCTAATacgagaataaattttttacactatcggtgtaaatatttattttctccttATCAATTATATTGTGTCACATTGTAAAATAGTGGTcacaatcaataaaacataaCAATGTGACGCGatataattgatttaaaaaaaataaatatttaaagaatttattctcttcgAATACAAGGTGTTTCAAACTAGTTGTTGTTTGGGTTAGTTTGAGCGTCCTTCGGATTAATTGTTACAATCCCTTACATAGCCGTTTTCGCAAGCTTATGTGTTAAGTTTGGGGTTAAGGTGGGCCCAAATAATTACTATAGTAAGATCACGTTTTGCTAACGttcttattattatttattttacgagacaaattattctctcataatatattatttttaattcaaaaataataggtttatttaaaaaataactatttATTCTCAAATCTGAGgctaggctccgttccggaaagaaaaaatgagcatttattttttaagaagacaattttaagctcagaaattatgtgcttacgcaaataatttttctatcaatatagatattatttgatagatctcatggAAAtttttaatacgatgcaaaaaaaattaaaaaaatattttttataattatcatttttaaatttaaaaatataaaataaaatacttattttttttaaaaatgtgctCTGAACGGGCCGACCTGGCCAATCCGTTGCTTCACAATCAATCAGTCATCATCTTCCCACTTACGCAGTTACGCGTATTCATATTGATGGATACAGTATTTCTTGACCTTCTCGAACCGTTACCTTT
This region includes:
- the LOC131308285 gene encoding COP9 signalosome complex subunit 5a-like → MEPYSFSSSAAMAQKTWELENNIVTMETPSSSESDAIFHYDEAAQAKFNQEKPWSNDPHYFKRVKVSALALLKMVVHARSGGTIEVMGLMQGKTDGDAIIVMDAFALPVEGTETRVNAQADAYEYMVDYSETNQQVGRLENVVGWYHSHPGYGCWLSGIDVSTQMLNQQYQEPFLAVVIDPTRTVSAGKVEIGAFRTYPEGYKPTDEPVSEYQTIPLNKIEDFGVHCKQYYSLDITYFKSSLDCHLLDLLWNKYWVNTLSSSPLLGNKDYVAGQISDLAEKLEQAENQLAHSRFGPLIAPPQRKKEEESQIAKITKDSSKITVEQVHGLMSQVIKDTLFNSVRQFNGPRAELSGPEPMVES